Proteins encoded together in one Synechococcus sp. BL107 window:
- a CDS encoding DEAD/DEAH box helicase has translation MLRRRLDQLSSGSFTADLGDILVFAGPGAGKTLGALLGFSSMRRDGHLDQFVVFCHRTSILEQWKQAASGLGLRLEEWPCTAAAAKAADGLLVTYQGAGRQLQPLQEQLGQLQADRCMAIADEAHHLGLDPDDPKAPAWGQTFQALTEAFKLRVGLTGTPFRADNLGFCAARRIRVVQDGMVMEQICPDLCVEPRDLIAAGDVRPLEFRFQDGWVEHSREGMPDRDVSPLSAEHRESWRARNLRRAIRLADSSSIGQQVLLRAQRKLTDMRQSHPDAAGLVIARDIDHAEAIATLLREDGNRVELVHSQSPQAAERLHGFQGGTADWLVSIDMCAEGFDAPRLRVVAYLTTVVTRSRFVQGITRAVRMTATLAATETIPRAPSFVFAPADPRLMEYARSWSIAEPYVLRPREEAEADELGTGGHWRGPSLPMEAVEDGAGNVIRLKTPELPLFLQQ, from the coding sequence TTGTTGCGCCGCCGACTGGATCAACTTTCCAGTGGCTCATTCACGGCTGACCTTGGCGACATTCTTGTGTTCGCCGGACCTGGAGCAGGCAAAACCCTCGGGGCACTCCTGGGTTTTTCCAGCATGCGGCGCGACGGACATCTGGATCAATTTGTGGTGTTCTGCCATCGAACATCAATCCTGGAGCAGTGGAAGCAAGCGGCGTCCGGGCTTGGTTTACGCCTGGAGGAATGGCCCTGCACGGCTGCGGCGGCGAAAGCGGCTGATGGACTGTTGGTGACCTATCAGGGAGCTGGGCGTCAGCTCCAACCACTACAAGAACAACTCGGACAACTTCAAGCTGATCGCTGCATGGCGATTGCCGATGAGGCACACCACCTGGGGCTGGATCCAGATGACCCCAAGGCACCGGCATGGGGTCAAACCTTCCAAGCGCTGACAGAAGCCTTCAAGTTGCGAGTCGGCCTGACTGGAACACCATTCCGGGCCGACAACCTTGGCTTCTGTGCAGCCCGCCGCATTCGCGTTGTGCAAGACGGCATGGTGATGGAGCAAATATGTCCTGATCTATGCGTCGAACCGAGAGACCTGATCGCCGCTGGAGACGTGCGACCTCTCGAATTTCGCTTTCAAGACGGATGGGTGGAGCACAGTCGAGAAGGGATGCCCGATCGCGACGTGTCACCCCTGTCGGCCGAACATCGGGAAAGCTGGCGAGCCCGCAACCTTCGCCGCGCCATCCGCTTGGCCGATAGCAGCAGCATCGGTCAACAGGTGTTGCTGCGAGCGCAACGCAAGTTGACGGACATGCGGCAAAGCCATCCTGATGCAGCGGGACTTGTGATTGCCAGGGATATTGATCATGCAGAAGCCATCGCAACACTGCTGAGGGAAGACGGCAATCGCGTGGAGCTCGTGCATTCCCAAAGCCCACAGGCTGCAGAGCGTCTCCATGGATTTCAGGGCGGCACGGCCGACTGGCTCGTCAGCATCGATATGTGTGCTGAGGGTTTTGATGCACCACGACTGAGGGTTGTGGCCTACCTCACCACCGTGGTCACCCGAAGTCGGTTTGTTCAAGGCATCACTCGGGCGGTTCGAATGACGGCAACCCTTGCGGCAACGGAAACCATCCCCCGCGCACCCTCCTTTGTTTTTGCTCCAGCTGATCCACGACTGATGGAGTACGCCCGTTCCTGGTCGATCGCAGAGCCCTACGTTTTACGTCCGCGCGAGGAGGCCGAAGCGGATGAACTTGGAACTGGTGGGCACTGGCGTGGCCCCAGTCTGCCGATGGAAGCTGTGGAAGATGGAGCCGGGAATGTGATCCGTCTCAAAACACCAGAACTCCCCCTGTTTTTGCAGCAGTGA
- the trxB gene encoding thioredoxin-disulfide reductase has translation MVAGASESIENLVIVGSGPAGYTAAIYAARANLQPTLVTGFQRGGIPGGQLMTTTHVENFPGFPDGVLGPDLMDLMKAQAVRWGTHLLEADADSIDLSQRPFQIQVEGETIRAHAVVIATGASANRLGLPSEEQFWSRGISACAICDGATPQFRNAELAVVGGGDSACEEAVYLTKYGSHVHLIVRSERLRASAAMADRVLANPAITVHWNSEIVDVSGEDWMETLTLRNRIDDSTADLAVKGLFYAIGHTPNTELLNGQIDLDSKAYLATASGRPETSIDGVFAAGDVADAEWRQGITAAGSGCKAALAAERWLSHHDLATRMKRDNIEPAKAERPVNVEVTTEATYSPEGLWQKGGYALRKLYHDSNKPILVVYTSPSCGPCHVLKPQLQRVINELDGSAQAIVIDIESDQEIAEQAGVSGTPTIQLFHQKAMVKQWRGVKQRSEFKQAIEALI, from the coding sequence ATGGTTGCTGGTGCGTCCGAGTCCATTGAGAACCTCGTGATCGTTGGCTCGGGCCCGGCTGGATACACAGCAGCGATTTACGCCGCCCGCGCCAACCTTCAGCCCACTTTGGTGACAGGCTTCCAACGAGGGGGGATTCCCGGTGGGCAGCTGATGACCACAACCCACGTCGAGAACTTTCCTGGATTTCCGGATGGAGTGCTCGGACCAGACTTGATGGATTTGATGAAGGCTCAAGCGGTGCGCTGGGGCACCCATTTGCTTGAGGCCGATGCCGATTCCATTGATCTCAGCCAACGTCCATTTCAGATTCAAGTTGAAGGGGAAACCATTCGAGCCCATGCCGTTGTGATTGCAACGGGTGCCAGTGCAAACCGCTTGGGGTTGCCTTCAGAAGAGCAGTTTTGGAGCCGTGGCATTAGTGCTTGTGCCATTTGTGATGGAGCGACACCCCAATTTCGCAACGCCGAACTGGCTGTTGTCGGTGGCGGTGATTCCGCCTGCGAAGAGGCTGTTTATCTCACGAAATACGGCAGCCATGTGCATCTAATCGTGCGCTCTGAACGGTTGAGGGCCAGTGCCGCCATGGCCGACCGAGTTCTCGCGAACCCAGCCATCACCGTGCATTGGAACAGTGAGATTGTCGATGTAAGCGGTGAAGACTGGATGGAGACACTCACCTTGCGAAATCGCATCGATGATTCAACAGCTGACCTAGCGGTCAAAGGTCTGTTTTATGCCATTGGCCATACACCCAATACCGAGCTGTTGAACGGTCAAATTGACCTCGATAGCAAGGCTTACCTCGCCACAGCATCAGGCCGCCCAGAAACATCCATTGATGGCGTGTTTGCGGCTGGTGATGTGGCTGATGCTGAGTGGAGACAAGGCATTACGGCGGCAGGTAGCGGCTGCAAAGCAGCCTTAGCGGCCGAGCGTTGGCTGAGCCATCACGACCTAGCCACCCGAATGAAACGGGACAACATCGAGCCGGCCAAGGCAGAACGCCCGGTCAACGTAGAAGTCACAACGGAAGCCACCTATAGCCCTGAAGGGCTTTGGCAAAAAGGGGGTTACGCCCTTCGCAAGCTGTATCACGACAGCAACAAGCCAATCCTGGTGGTTTACACCTCACCAAGCTGTGGTCCTTGCCATGTGTTGAAGCCTCAGCTTCAACGGGTGATCAATGAGCTCGACGGCTCCGCCCAGGCGATCGTGATTGATATCGAATCCGATCAAGAGATTGCCGAACAGGCGGGGGTGAGCGGAACACCCACCATCCAGCTGTTTCACCAAAAAGCGATGGTGAAGCAATGGCGTGGCGTCAAACAACGGAGTGAGTTCAAACAGGCCATCGAAGCCCTGATCTGA
- the infA gene encoding translation initiation factor IF-1, producing the protein MIETSGVIEKEQGNGFYLVTLEQPAGHQCLCRAAGKLTKFRIKLLAGDKVLVEISPYDLTRGRITYRERNAGAPGGRPGGNRPGGPRRR; encoded by the coding sequence ATGATCGAAACCTCGGGTGTGATCGAGAAGGAACAGGGCAATGGGTTCTATCTGGTCACGCTTGAGCAGCCTGCCGGTCACCAGTGTTTATGTCGTGCTGCTGGAAAGCTGACCAAATTTCGGATCAAATTGTTGGCTGGCGACAAGGTGCTTGTCGAAATCAGTCCCTACGACCTCACCCGTGGGCGGATCACCTACCGCGAGCGCAATGCCGGTGCACCAGGTGGACGCCCAGGCGGCAACCGCCCAGGTGGACCACGGCGTCGTTGA
- a CDS encoding pseudouridine synthase — translation MATLLLHKPYGVLSQFTPEDNSRWDCLRDFVDIPDVYAAGRLDADSEGLLVLTSNGRLQQQLTNPRFGHWRTYWVQVEGSPQPHQLQQLRDGITIQGYRTRPAKAAWLNAEAIPTIGERIPPIRVRAAIPTHWLEISLQEGRNRQVRRMTAAVGLPTLRLIRHTIDLMDGDTPFTLKGLEPGAWRTVTKAEEGRLVQLLKGSNPRKQAGRQRG, via the coding sequence TTGGCGACTTTGTTGCTCCATAAGCCCTACGGGGTGCTTAGCCAGTTCACTCCAGAAGACAACAGTCGCTGGGACTGCCTGCGAGATTTTGTCGACATCCCTGATGTGTACGCGGCTGGTCGTCTTGATGCCGACAGCGAAGGATTACTTGTACTCACAAGCAATGGACGCCTCCAACAACAATTAACCAATCCTCGTTTCGGTCATTGGCGAACCTATTGGGTTCAAGTTGAGGGATCTCCCCAGCCCCATCAACTCCAACAACTTCGCGATGGCATCACGATTCAGGGCTATCGCACCCGTCCTGCTAAAGCCGCGTGGCTGAACGCTGAAGCCATCCCAACCATTGGAGAGCGCATTCCCCCGATTCGGGTCCGCGCAGCCATCCCCACCCACTGGCTGGAGATCTCACTTCAGGAAGGAAGAAATCGTCAAGTGCGCCGCATGACGGCAGCAGTAGGTCTGCCCACGCTTCGATTGATCCGCCACACCATCGACCTCATGGATGGAGACACGCCCTTCACTCTGAAAGGGCTCGAACCCGGTGCATGGCGGACAGTGACCAAAGCGGAAGAAGGGCGTCTGGTGCAGTTACTTAAGGGCAGCAACCCGAGGAAACAGGCAGGTCGCCAACGAGGGTGA
- a CDS encoding methyltransferase domain-containing protein — MPDSCCPPSNAFDQTRAVEERYGAAAHEQEACLCTPVGFDPELLRVIPNAVVERDYGCGDPTRWVRAGDRVLDLGSGSGKNAFICSQIVGAAGAVIGVDRNVDMLALSRGAAAQVAEAIGFANVQFVDGAIEALDAPTSDGMPLVADGSVDVVLSNCVLNLVNPSDRDRLLANIRRVLAPGGRVAISDIVCDQLVPQHLQEDPDLWSGCISGAWEETAFLEAFRRLGFEQVHYADRSQDPWREVESIEFRAVTLVGDLPVSSGCCP; from the coding sequence ATGCCTGATTCTTGCTGTCCACCATCGAATGCCTTTGACCAAACCCGTGCCGTGGAGGAGCGTTATGGCGCGGCCGCCCATGAGCAAGAAGCTTGTTTGTGTACTCCTGTGGGGTTTGATCCTGAACTCCTGCGTGTCATCCCGAACGCCGTTGTAGAGCGTGATTACGGCTGTGGTGATCCCACACGCTGGGTTCGTGCCGGTGATCGGGTGTTGGATCTTGGCAGCGGCAGTGGCAAGAACGCCTTTATTTGCTCACAGATCGTGGGGGCGGCCGGTGCGGTGATCGGTGTGGATCGCAACGTCGACATGTTGGCCCTGTCCCGTGGTGCTGCTGCGCAAGTTGCGGAGGCAATTGGCTTCGCCAATGTTCAGTTTGTTGATGGAGCCATTGAGGCGCTTGATGCCCCTACCAGCGATGGAATGCCCCTTGTTGCGGACGGAAGCGTTGATGTTGTTTTAAGTAATTGCGTTCTCAATTTGGTGAATCCATCTGATCGAGATCGGTTGTTGGCCAACATTCGCCGCGTTCTTGCTCCGGGTGGTCGTGTTGCTATCAGCGACATTGTTTGCGATCAGTTGGTGCCTCAACATCTGCAAGAGGATCCAGACCTTTGGAGCGGCTGTATTAGTGGTGCCTGGGAAGAGACCGCGTTTCTCGAGGCCTTCCGTCGCCTTGGCTTTGAGCAGGTCCATTACGCCGATCGCAGCCAAGATCCCTGGCGGGAGGTGGAAAGCATCGAGTTTCGAGCGGTCACCCTCGTTGGCGACCTGCCTGTTTCCTCGGGTTGCTGCCCTTAA
- a CDS encoding NAD(P)H-binding protein, whose product MQVLVVGGTGTLGRQIARRALDAGHQVRCMVRTPRKAAFLQEWGCELTRGDLLEPDSLDYALDGVDAVIDAATSRPSDPQSIYESDWDGKLNLLRACDRANVKRFVFLSLLGAHRYRDVPLMDIKACTENLLEASDFDYTILQGAAFMQGVISQFAIPVLESQTVWVSGSPTAIAYMNTQDMARFAVAALERPETVRGTFPVVGPKPWNTGQLVQLCERCSGKTARVFRVQPILIKLMQGVASFFEPAVNVAERLAFAEVTGGGQPLDAQMKSSYAAFGLDEAETTDMESYIREYYDTILKRLREMEADLDKDAKKKLPF is encoded by the coding sequence ATGCAGGTTCTGGTGGTTGGAGGAACGGGCACCCTCGGACGGCAGATTGCTCGTCGAGCTTTGGATGCTGGTCATCAGGTTCGTTGCATGGTCCGAACCCCTCGCAAGGCAGCGTTTCTGCAGGAGTGGGGCTGTGAGCTCACCCGTGGTGACTTGCTGGAGCCCGACAGCCTCGATTACGCCCTCGACGGCGTCGATGCCGTCATCGATGCCGCCACAAGCCGCCCCAGTGATCCACAGAGCATTTACGAATCCGATTGGGACGGAAAGCTCAACCTTTTGCGCGCCTGTGATCGCGCCAATGTGAAGCGATTTGTCTTCCTTTCGTTGCTCGGAGCTCACCGTTATCGCGATGTGCCGTTGATGGATATCAAGGCTTGTACCGAGAATTTGCTGGAAGCCTCGGATTTTGACTACACCATCCTCCAAGGCGCAGCCTTCATGCAGGGTGTGATCAGCCAATTCGCAATCCCTGTTTTGGAAAGCCAAACCGTTTGGGTGAGTGGAAGCCCGACGGCGATTGCGTACATGAACACGCAAGACATGGCCCGTTTTGCGGTGGCGGCCCTTGAACGTCCAGAAACGGTGAGGGGAACTTTCCCTGTTGTGGGTCCAAAACCCTGGAATACAGGGCAACTGGTGCAGCTTTGTGAGCGTTGCAGCGGTAAAACGGCGCGTGTTTTCCGCGTTCAGCCGATCTTGATCAAGCTGATGCAAGGAGTTGCTTCTTTTTTCGAGCCTGCCGTCAATGTGGCGGAACGTCTTGCCTTCGCGGAAGTCACCGGTGGAGGACAGCCCCTCGATGCCCAGATGAAATCCAGTTATGCCGCGTTTGGCTTGGATGAAGCCGAGACAACGGATATGGAGAGTTATATCCGCGAGTACTACGACACGATTCTCAAAAGGCTTCGTGAGATGGAAGCAGATCTGGATAAAGACGCCAAGAAAAAACTCCCCTTCTAG
- the petM gene encoding cytochrome b6-f complex subunit PetM, which translates to MASEIFGTAAIFWVLIPIGLVGGALLLKLEGD; encoded by the coding sequence ATGGCTTCAGAAATTTTCGGAACGGCCGCCATTTTTTGGGTCCTCATCCCCATTGGTCTTGTTGGTGGTGCCTTGCTGTTGAAACTTGAGGGCGATTGA
- a CDS encoding N2,N2-dimethylguanosine tRNA methyltransferase, which yields MADTALGIPDHHYREGSASLTLGSGFFRPDSRPSRDCSVLLARHQQRNVEGQLRWLDLMAGCGIRSLRWGLEAVQARPERVELWVNDGDPDRSPYLENNLSDLPSPVRISSQAAEMLLARAYLEGRFFDLIDLDAFGAPGALIQPVLQVLRFDGILLLASTDGRSPTGHDRAGAVRSLGAAARVHPASWELALRHQLGLLARQAWMLGRGLQPLLCFSEGRTFRVVVRMRRQLQPGEEHHLGLIARCEACGSQVVQVLRNLSGWPSCRCASGAGRWSVSGPLWIGPMQDRHTLVALRGDPWLRNPGAISNRTQRLLERLEADPGSPATVWPTDELARRLGVGGPPPLNQLVTAVRQAGFQAYPSGVMAGQVRTDADLTVLLRLCADLRAEGT from the coding sequence TTGGCAGACACAGCTCTGGGCATACCGGATCATCACTATCGCGAAGGGTCCGCCTCTCTCACGTTGGGATCGGGGTTTTTTCGTCCGGATTCACGGCCTTCCCGGGACTGTTCGGTGCTGTTGGCTCGCCATCAACAGCGGAACGTGGAGGGTCAACTCCGCTGGCTCGACCTCATGGCAGGGTGCGGGATCCGAAGTTTGCGCTGGGGGTTAGAAGCCGTTCAGGCCAGACCAGAGCGAGTTGAGCTCTGGGTGAACGATGGCGACCCAGATCGTTCGCCCTACTTGGAGAACAACTTGAGTGATCTCCCGTCGCCGGTGCGCATCAGTTCCCAGGCTGCCGAGATGTTGTTGGCACGGGCCTATCTGGAAGGCCGCTTTTTTGATTTGATCGATCTAGACGCGTTCGGAGCTCCTGGGGCGTTGATTCAGCCCGTTTTACAAGTCTTGCGGTTTGACGGGATCCTCCTGTTGGCGAGTACGGATGGACGCTCGCCAACGGGTCATGATCGTGCTGGAGCGGTTCGCAGCCTTGGTGCGGCTGCACGGGTGCATCCTGCGAGTTGGGAATTGGCTTTGCGCCACCAACTTGGTTTGCTAGCCCGTCAGGCATGGATGCTGGGTCGGGGGCTTCAACCCCTGCTTTGCTTCAGTGAGGGACGGACCTTTCGGGTTGTCGTGCGCATGCGGCGGCAGCTTCAACCGGGTGAGGAGCATCACTTAGGCCTCATCGCTCGATGTGAAGCCTGTGGATCACAGGTGGTGCAGGTTTTGAGAAATCTCAGCGGATGGCCAAGCTGTCGCTGTGCAAGCGGAGCAGGTCGCTGGAGTGTGAGCGGTCCCCTCTGGATCGGACCCATGCAGGATCGCCACACCTTGGTTGCGTTGCGGGGGGATCCATGGCTGCGGAACCCTGGTGCCATCTCCAATCGGACGCAGCGGTTACTGGAGCGTTTAGAAGCCGACCCTGGGAGTCCAGCAACGGTTTGGCCCACCGATGAGTTGGCGCGACGTCTTGGTGTTGGAGGTCCGCCGCCCTTGAACCAGCTCGTGACAGCGGTGCGGCAAGCCGGATTTCAGGCCTATCCCAGTGGCGTGATGGCCGGGCAAGTGCGTACCGATGCAGATTTAACAGTCCTGTTAAGGCTTTGCGCTGATTTGCGTGCCGAAGGGACTTAA
- a CDS encoding alpha/beta fold hydrolase — protein MPRAVSANAPQPAEPWCPEAETSAWGHHHEWTWRRQPSRGRPNQQWTCHWRVLGPSHGPALVLLHGFGASSGHWRRIAPKLAAQGWQVFSLDLLGFGASDQPGIRQGGPLDNRIWGQQTAAFLQEVVQQPAVLIGNSLGGLSALTTAVLTPHLVRALVAAPLPDPALLQPLPRRRSPWRRRWIRRWLGLVVQLIPLQWIVPVIARSKLIRLGLQGAYTASITNDLDLQQLIGRPARRPTAARALRAMTLGMSLRPRGATAPALLEQLATTNLPMLLLWGQNDRFIPLTIGQQVVHQHPWVELNVLHHCGHCPHDEDPIQFLNALLPWLDRNLGNSRPAGDVQKT, from the coding sequence ATGCCCAGAGCTGTGTCTGCCAATGCACCCCAGCCTGCCGAGCCGTGGTGCCCGGAGGCCGAAACCAGCGCGTGGGGGCACCACCATGAATGGACTTGGCGTCGCCAGCCAAGTCGTGGACGCCCAAATCAACAATGGACATGCCATTGGCGCGTTTTAGGGCCCAGCCATGGTCCAGCCCTCGTGCTTCTACATGGTTTCGGGGCCTCCAGCGGGCACTGGCGTCGCATCGCGCCGAAACTGGCGGCCCAGGGCTGGCAAGTGTTCAGCCTCGACCTCTTGGGATTTGGCGCGTCAGATCAACCGGGGATCCGCCAGGGCGGTCCACTGGATAACAGGATTTGGGGGCAGCAAACCGCGGCCTTTCTCCAAGAAGTTGTTCAGCAGCCCGCCGTGCTCATAGGGAACTCCCTTGGTGGCCTAAGTGCCCTCACCACAGCCGTTCTGACCCCCCATTTGGTGAGAGCACTTGTGGCAGCACCGCTGCCTGATCCGGCCCTACTCCAGCCGCTGCCACGACGACGTTCACCGTGGCGACGACGCTGGATAAGGAGATGGCTTGGCTTGGTCGTTCAACTCATTCCCTTGCAGTGGATCGTGCCTGTGATTGCCCGCAGCAAGCTGATTCGCCTTGGACTGCAAGGTGCTTACACCGCTTCCATCACCAACGACCTTGATCTGCAACAGCTGATTGGTCGTCCAGCCCGCCGACCAACCGCAGCGCGAGCCCTACGGGCGATGACCCTTGGAATGAGTCTTCGACCCCGCGGAGCCACGGCCCCGGCCCTATTGGAACAACTGGCAACAACCAACCTGCCGATGTTGTTGCTTTGGGGTCAAAACGATCGGTTTATCCCCCTCACCATCGGCCAACAGGTAGTTCATCAACACCCCTGGGTGGAGCTCAACGTGCTTCATCACTGTGGGCATTGCCCCCACGATGAGGACCCGATTCAGTTCCTAAATGCCCTGCTGCCCTGGCTGGACCGTAACTTGGGTAACAGCAGACCGGCAGGGGACGTTCAGAAGACATGA
- the ilvN gene encoding acetolactate synthase small subunit, which translates to MKHTLSVLVEDESGALSRIAGLFARRGFNIHSLAVGPAEADGQSRLTMVVEGDEQTLEQMTKQLDKLVNVLQVLDLTQRPAVERELMLLKVKAPAETRSAVFDLVQVFRAKVVDVADEALTLEVVGDPGKLVALERLMRPFGILEIARTGKVALERASGVNTELLKVSPSETRIPA; encoded by the coding sequence ATGAAGCACACCCTTTCGGTGCTTGTGGAGGACGAATCTGGAGCACTTAGCCGCATCGCCGGATTGTTCGCCCGCCGTGGTTTCAATATCCACAGCTTGGCTGTGGGGCCAGCGGAAGCCGATGGCCAATCACGCTTAACGATGGTGGTGGAAGGAGATGAGCAAACTCTGGAACAGATGACCAAGCAGCTGGACAAGCTGGTCAACGTTCTCCAAGTTCTGGATTTAACCCAGCGTCCAGCGGTGGAACGCGAACTGATGCTCCTAAAAGTGAAAGCCCCAGCCGAAACGAGGAGCGCCGTTTTTGATCTGGTTCAGGTGTTCCGCGCCAAGGTTGTGGACGTGGCCGATGAAGCTCTCACCCTTGAAGTGGTGGGCGACCCCGGCAAATTGGTGGCGCTTGAACGGCTGATGAGGCCCTTCGGCATCCTCGAAATCGCCCGCACTGGAAAAGTGGCCCTTGAGCGGGCATCAGGGGTGAACACCGAACTACTCAAGGTTTCACCGAGCGAAACGCGGATCCCGGCTTGA
- a CDS encoding peptidylprolyl isomerase, whose protein sequence is MRSPLRRVVLSLLLLIPLMVSCSASPQASPTPSCADASVPCLQGTTQVQVSTNRGEITIEVDGDAAPITAGNFVDLVRRGTYDGTMFHRVVREPVPFVVQGGDPKSKDRSVPLNQLGTGSFVDPETGQSRMIPLEISFRGEENPRYSREITNPSQLDSLSLNHERGSVAMARSQAPDSASAQFYIALKPLPELDGRYAVFGKVIKGMDVVDEIRQGDRITKASLGD, encoded by the coding sequence ATGCGTTCGCCTCTTCGTCGAGTTGTGTTGTCGCTACTGCTTCTCATTCCTTTGATGGTGAGTTGTAGTGCTTCACCGCAGGCATCGCCAACACCATCCTGTGCTGATGCAAGTGTTCCTTGTCTGCAGGGCACAACCCAGGTGCAGGTGAGCACCAACCGAGGCGAGATCACGATCGAGGTAGATGGTGATGCAGCGCCGATCACAGCCGGAAATTTTGTTGATTTGGTGCGTCGTGGCACCTACGACGGAACGATGTTTCACCGCGTGGTTCGCGAGCCCGTTCCTTTCGTCGTCCAGGGGGGAGATCCAAAATCAAAGGATCGTTCGGTTCCTTTAAATCAGTTGGGCACCGGCAGTTTTGTGGATCCAGAAACCGGACAATCTCGAATGATTCCCTTGGAGATCAGTTTCCGTGGAGAAGAAAATCCCCGCTACAGCAGAGAAATTACGAATCCCAGTCAGTTGGATTCCCTGAGCCTGAACCATGAGCGTGGTTCGGTGGCGATGGCACGGTCGCAGGCTCCAGACTCCGCCAGTGCTCAGTTTTATATCGCCCTAAAGCCCTTACCAGAACTGGATGGTCGTTATGCCGTTTTCGGGAAGGTGATTAAGGGCATGGACGTTGTTGATGAGATTCGCCAGGGGGATCGGATCACCAAGGCCAGCCTTGGTGATTGA
- a CDS encoding photosystem I assembly protein Ycf4: MSAAVLEQSVLGSRRLSNFLVAAAVSVGGVGFLLASLSSYFGQDLLPFGHPAALIFVPQGLVMGLYSLAAALLASYLWYVIAVDVGSGSNRFDKESGVVVISRRGFRRPVCVEFPLKDVKAVKVEVRDGFNARRRVSLRLQGRRDLPLTRVGEPLPLAQLEQEGAELARFLGVNLEGL; this comes from the coding sequence ATGTCCGCAGCAGTGCTGGAGCAATCGGTGCTCGGCTCACGGCGACTTTCTAATTTTTTGGTGGCTGCAGCCGTCAGTGTTGGGGGTGTTGGCTTCCTGTTGGCGTCGCTCTCCAGCTATTTCGGACAAGACCTGTTGCCCTTTGGGCATCCCGCAGCCCTAATTTTTGTTCCGCAGGGCCTGGTGATGGGCCTGTACAGCCTCGCTGCTGCCCTGTTGGCCTCTTACCTCTGGTACGTGATCGCTGTCGATGTGGGCTCCGGGAGCAACCGTTTTGATAAAGAATCTGGCGTTGTAGTGATCAGCCGTCGGGGTTTTCGTCGCCCGGTTTGTGTGGAATTTCCCTTGAAAGATGTGAAAGCGGTGAAAGTTGAAGTGCGTGATGGGTTCAATGCCCGCCGTCGCGTGTCTCTGCGTCTCCAGGGGCGTCGCGATCTTCCCCTCACCCGTGTGGGTGAGCCGCTGCCATTGGCTCAACTCGAGCAGGAAGGAGCCGAACTCGCCCGTTTTCTCGGCGTCAACCTCGAAGGACTTTGA